GTTCGGCGGCCAGGGTGCGCGCGGCGGCCTGGTAGGCGGCGAGCACCTGCGGCGGGATGGAGCGGGACGCGCCGGAGGAGACCACGTAGGGCACGGGGGCCGGGGCGGTCGGCGTCGGGTTGCCCGGGGTCGTCACCGGGGTGACCGGGTCGGGCAGTTGGTCGGGACCGGCCACCTGACGCGGGGCGTCCGGGGTGTACAGGTCCGCCGGGGCGACGCCCGGCAACGGTTCACCGGTGCCGATGCCGTGCAGGAGGTCGACGCCGGTGGGCACCATGTCCGCGGCCTCGCTGTGGTGATGCGGCGGCAGCGCGCCGGCCGTGCCCATCACCACGGCGAGCACGGCCGTTGCCACCGCGCCCAGGCGCGCGTTCGTGGTGAAGATGTGCTTACCCATCGGGGCAGGTATCGGTGGTCTCGCCCCGAACCTTGAGCCCTGCGCGGGTATCGGTCAGTGACCGGCCTCGTGCCAGGTGCGGCCGATGCCCACCGAGACGTCCAGCGCAACGGACAGGGGGTAGGCGTTGCCCATTTGGTCGCGGACCAGGGCCTCGAGCGCTTCGAGTTCGTCGGGGGCGACCTCGAAGACCAGTTCGTCGTGCACCTGCAGCAGCATGCGGGAGTTCAGGTTGGCGGCGCGCAGCGCGTCGTCCACGCCGAGCATGGCAACCTTGATGATGTCCGCGGCGGAGCCCTGGATCGGGGCGTTCAGCGCCATCCGCTCGGCCATCTCCCGGCGTTGCCGGTTGTCGCTGGTCAGATCGGGCAGGTAGCGGCGGCGGCCGAGGATGGTTTCGGTGTAGCCCTCGCGGCGGGCCTCCTCGACCACCTCGCGCAGGTAGTCGCGCACCCCGCCGAAGCGGAAGAAGTACTCGTCGCGCAGTTCGCTCGCCTCGTCCACACCGATCTTCAGTTGGCGGGACAGGCCGAACGAGGACAGCCCGTAGGCCAAGCCGTAGGACATCGCCTTGATCTTCGCGCGCATCGCCTGGGTGACGCCGTCGGGTTCGACGGAGAAAACCCGGCTCGCCACCGTGGTGTGCAGATCCTCCCCGGACGCGAACGCTTCTTGTAGGCCGGTATCCGCGGACAGGTGGGCCATGATGCGCATCTCGATCTGGCTGTAGTCCGCGGTGAGCAGGGATTCGTAGCCCTCGCCGGCAACGAAGGCCGAGCGGATGCGCCGGCCCTCCTCGGTGCGGATCGGGATGTTCTGCAGGTTCGGGTCCACCGAGGACAACCGGCCGGTGGCGGCGATGGTCTGGTTGAACGTGGTGTGGATGCGGCTGCCCGCGTCGAGCATCGGCAGCAGGCCGTCGACCGTGCTCTTCAGCCGGGTGACGTCGCGGTGGCGCAGCAGATGTTCCAGGAACGGATGCTGGGTCTTCTCGTACAGGTCCACAAGTGACTCAGCGTCAGTGGTGTAGCCGGTCTTGATCTTCTTGGTCTTGGGCAGCCCGAGTTCCTCGAACAGCACCACCTGCAGCTGCTTGGGCGAGCCCAGGTTCACCTCGTGACCCAACGCTGCGAACGCGGCCTGCTCGGCGGATTTCACCTCGGCACCGAACTGCGCGGACAAATGCGCGAGGTAGTCCTCGTCGGCGGCGATGCCGGTCTGTTCGAGCCGGGCCAGCACGTCGACCAGCGGCAGTTCCACCTGCGCCAGCAACGACGCGCCGCCCTTACCGGCCAGGTCGTTGTCCAGATACGTCGCCAGGTCGATGACGGCCCGCGCGCGCACCATCGAGGCCTGCGCCACCGCCTGCTCGTCGCCGCCGTCGAAGGACAACTGCCCGTCGTCGACGCTGTCGTTGCGCAGCTCGCGGTGCAGGAAGCGCAACGCCAAATCGGAAAGCTCGAAGGACCGTTGCCCCGGCAACGCCAGGTAGGCGGATAACGCGGTGTCCGAGGTGACCCCGGCCAATGGCCATCCCCGGGCGGCGAGTGCCAACATCGGGCCCTTGGCGTCGTGCAGCGCCTTGTGCCGGGCCTCGTCGGCCAGCCAGCCGGCCAATGCGGCGTCGTCCTCGGGGTTCAATCCGGCCGGATCCACCCAGCACGCCGCCCCGTCCTCGGCAGCCAACGCCACCCCGGTCACGTTCCCGGTGCCCCGGCCCCAGGTGCCGGTGACGTCCACCCCGGTGCGCTCCGGACCGGCGG
The sequence above is a segment of the Sporichthyaceae bacterium genome. Coding sequences within it:
- the polA gene encoding DNA polymerase I, whose translation is FDTLQFRVLRERLWATLEAAEPEAESGFEISGSVLGPDEVAAWLAEHAAGPERTGVDVTGTWGRGTGNVTGVALAAEDGAACWVDPAGLNPEDDAALAGWLADEARHKALHDAKGPMLALAARGWPLAGVTSDTALSAYLALPGQRSFELSDLALRFLHRELRNDSVDDGQLSFDGGDEQAVAQASMVRARAVIDLATYLDNDLAGKGGASLLAQVELPLVDVLARLEQTGIAADEDYLAHLSAQFGAEVKSAEQAAFAALGHEVNLGSPKQLQVVLFEELGLPKTKKIKTGYTTDAESLVDLYEKTQHPFLEHLLRHRDVTRLKSTVDGLLPMLDAGSRIHTTFNQTIAATGRLSSVDPNLQNIPIRTEEGRRIRSAFVAGEGYESLLTADYSQIEMRIMAHLSADTGLQEAFASGEDLHTTVASRVFSVEPDGVTQAMRAKIKAMSYGLAYGLSSFGLSRQLKIGVDEASELRDEYFFRFGGVRDYLREVVEEARREGYTETILGRRRYLPDLTSDNRQRREMAERMALNAPIQGSAADIIKVAMLGVDDALRAANLNSRMLLQVHDELVFEVAPDELEALEALVRDQMGNAYPLSVALDVSVGIGRTWHEAGH